A window of Fibrobacter sp. UWB11 contains these coding sequences:
- a CDS encoding response regulator: MIKNNANQQSRIEKSNAIIDSIADEFDCVCYVDLTKTPEDEDVEIFHASQFLVARVPALRGECNLRKRLVLIRDNFVCDEDRDIFYKSTLRDVIVQNLQKNSQYVVPFRCLFDGTEVYFQMSFFADRGEQGLKGFVLRLRNVDRDIRSKQRYELERHLNESIVMKFGEKVESVFVFNPTKNTFRTLYCKEELKGFFPFEGKMDGARGLVAMDIIHPADREMMLKGLEMDNIISRLSREHSFRYLFRDIALGYARWYEVRVMRFDIGDDNEFLVGFVNKNDEVINKKINEKVGEEFSNIDLINLEENIIQVVRRSKYYNDVKEKDILPFEVGFKNASAFVHEEFREQWNEFGSVEKLKRIFAKTDRREIVFKHLTEDGSYFWCRNVFRVLDRIDGVPAMLVMTAAAVDRDQSERLCLSEKLAQQKKELEVNLSIIDVLASEYSSVMYINLLTDEVIPYSMNDMSQHYYDVMIKSGSKYNDAYLRFVNDFVYDADKEKMLEAGDINNIKAYLRNNKTYVILFRSNFAGQVRYSEMKFVKVDAETEEPTAMVVAFADRDDEVSARFVYDKIMAEYEAVLLCDLSNDSAREILPSKAVDFGDKRQRSTCSYRAFRMVQLVDSEYKDEWIRLASPQYIQRLLAHDDRRELIFKASCFRNPWLSFIMQVVERRNGVATLVIMTFATIDKKRAEKIQLNKKIAEQKEELERNISIIEALSAEYTSVYYIDLETEEMTPYSMNKTTANSFGETFKRNVKYSTAYSVYVDKFVSGIYKNRMLQAGSIKNIREQLSTRKSFETMYVNFLNRYCEMKFVKVGDSNHPKFAALGFADKDDILRKEIQQQAVIQGLAEDFDLVCYIDAVSMRENVYRCTDLFPRLFPEWPQIKGFNERLGVIVEKFVSKEDYELFLKSTRRDVILENLKNKNAYYVNFKADVFGHVEYWQIKFVLTATNPVQIVAGFHSVDEETRKQKKDKEALEQALLMANSASRAKTTFLNNMSHDIRTPMNAIIGFTGLATEHIDNKEQVADYLSKISQSSEHLLSLINDVLDMSRIESGKMNITNRLESLSDIIHTLKGIVLSDVRSRKQQFVVELENVHNEMIMCDKLRLNQVLLNVVSNAIKYTPEKGAVSMNIKEVSAEPGYAIYEFLVKDNGIGMNEEFLKQIFAPFTRVNSSTVSGIQGTGLGMSITKNIVDMMGGTINIKSQEQVGTEVLMTFKFKLGEESPVSVASEQFAGLHCLIVNDRPDICKTVAAALKKENLRYDLCMSGDEALACIKKSHKANDDYRLFLIDWNMPEMKGIQITRQIRKVVGTAVPIVVLTSYDWIDIEKEAFEAGVTSFFAKPLFLSDLHCILQKFCGSSGSKIDFETHLSEPKKYDFIGRKVMLVEDNALNREISTEILEDRGVEVTAMERGDLAVEKLKYSSVKYDAILMDIQMPGIDGYEATRQIRAMKDKDISNVPIIAMTANAFDEDKRAAMDAGMNDHVAKPVDVEVLCATLAKFFR; the protein is encoded by the coding sequence ATGATAAAAAACAATGCAAATCAACAGTCTCGGATCGAAAAAAGCAATGCGATTATTGATTCCATTGCTGATGAATTCGATTGTGTTTGCTATGTGGATTTGACGAAAACTCCAGAAGACGAAGATGTTGAAATTTTCCATGCTAGCCAATTTCTTGTGGCTCGTGTCCCAGCACTTCGTGGAGAATGCAACCTCCGTAAGCGCCTTGTTTTAATCCGTGATAATTTTGTTTGTGATGAAGACCGCGATATTTTTTATAAGAGTACTCTTCGCGATGTCATTGTCCAGAATCTCCAGAAAAATTCGCAGTATGTAGTGCCTTTCAGGTGCCTTTTCGACGGTACGGAAGTCTATTTCCAAATGAGCTTTTTTGCCGACCGCGGGGAACAAGGGCTTAAGGGCTTTGTACTCCGCTTGCGCAATGTGGACCGTGATATCCGTTCCAAGCAACGTTACGAACTCGAACGCCACCTGAACGAGAGCATCGTTATGAAGTTCGGCGAAAAGGTGGAATCCGTTTTTGTATTCAATCCGACAAAGAACACGTTCAGGACGCTTTACTGCAAAGAAGAACTGAAGGGATTTTTCCCGTTCGAAGGCAAGATGGATGGCGCGAGGGGCCTTGTGGCCATGGATATCATCCACCCTGCTGATCGGGAGATGATGCTGAAAGGTCTAGAGATGGACAACATCATCAGTCGCCTTTCCCGTGAACATAGCTTCCGCTACCTGTTCCGCGACATTGCCCTTGGATATGCCCGCTGGTACGAAGTGCGCGTGATGCGTTTTGATATCGGTGACGATAATGAATTTTTGGTGGGCTTTGTCAATAAAAACGATGAAGTAATTAACAAAAAAATCAACGAAAAAGTCGGTGAAGAATTTTCAAACATAGACCTTATCAACTTGGAAGAAAACATAATACAGGTTGTTCGTAGGTCGAAGTATTACAACGATGTCAAGGAAAAGGATATTCTTCCTTTTGAAGTCGGCTTCAAAAATGCGTCTGCATTTGTTCATGAAGAATTTCGTGAACAGTGGAATGAATTTGGGAGTGTCGAAAAATTAAAACGGATTTTTGCGAAAACGGATAGACGAGAAATAGTCTTTAAGCATTTGACAGAAGATGGCTCGTATTTTTGGTGTCGCAACGTATTTCGTGTTCTGGATAGGATTGACGGTGTCCCAGCAATGCTCGTCATGACCGCAGCCGCTGTGGATAGGGACCAGTCCGAAAGGCTGTGCCTGAGTGAAAAACTCGCCCAGCAAAAGAAGGAACTGGAAGTCAACCTCTCGATTATCGATGTGCTTGCTTCAGAATATTCATCGGTTATGTATATCAACCTTTTGACCGATGAAGTGATTCCGTATTCCATGAACGACATGTCGCAGCATTATTACGATGTCATGATAAAATCTGGATCGAAGTACAATGACGCGTATTTGCGATTTGTAAATGACTTTGTTTATGATGCCGATAAAGAAAAAATGCTTGAAGCCGGTGATATCAATAATATCAAGGCTTACCTTAGAAACAATAAGACTTATGTGATTCTTTTCCGTTCGAATTTTGCTGGGCAAGTGCGCTACAGCGAAATGAAGTTCGTGAAGGTTGATGCTGAAACCGAAGAGCCAACCGCCATGGTTGTAGCCTTTGCTGACCGCGACGATGAAGTCAGCGCCCGCTTTGTTTATGACAAGATTATGGCGGAATACGAGGCTGTTCTTCTTTGCGATTTGTCAAACGATTCGGCTCGTGAAATTTTACCATCAAAGGCGGTTGATTTTGGCGATAAAAGGCAACGTAGCACTTGTTCTTATCGCGCCTTTAGAATGGTGCAGCTTGTCGATAGCGAATACAAGGATGAATGGATTCGTCTTGCAAGTCCGCAGTATATTCAAAGATTGCTTGCCCATGATGATCGCCGTGAATTGATTTTCAAGGCTTCGTGCTTCAGGAATCCATGGTTGAGCTTTATAATGCAGGTAGTGGAACGCAGAAACGGCGTTGCAACTCTTGTCATTATGACGTTTGCAACAATCGATAAAAAGCGTGCCGAAAAAATCCAGTTGAACAAGAAAATTGCGGAACAGAAAGAAGAACTGGAACGCAATATTTCCATTATCGAAGCGCTTTCTGCGGAATACACGTCGGTTTATTACATCGATCTTGAAACGGAAGAAATGACGCCTTATTCCATGAACAAGACAACTGCGAATTCGTTTGGTGAAACGTTTAAACGTAATGTCAAATATTCTACGGCGTACTCTGTTTATGTAGATAAGTTTGTTAGTGGCATTTACAAGAATCGTATGTTGCAGGCCGGTTCTATCAAGAATATCCGTGAGCAACTTTCGACTCGAAAGAGTTTTGAAACCATGTACGTGAATTTCTTGAATCGCTATTGCGAGATGAAATTCGTGAAGGTGGGCGATTCGAACCATCCGAAATTTGCAGCACTTGGTTTTGCCGACAAGGACGATATTTTACGCAAGGAAATTCAACAGCAAGCCGTGATTCAGGGCCTTGCCGAAGACTTCGATTTGGTGTGCTATATCGATGCGGTTTCCATGCGAGAAAATGTTTATCGCTGTACGGATTTATTCCCGCGTTTATTCCCGGAGTGGCCGCAAATCAAGGGCTTTAACGAACGCCTTGGCGTAATTGTTGAAAAGTTTGTAAGCAAAGAAGACTACGAACTGTTTTTGAAATCTACTCGTAGAGATGTCATTCTTGAAAATCTCAAAAACAAGAATGCTTATTATGTGAATTTCAAGGCGGATGTCTTTGGACATGTTGAATATTGGCAAATTAAATTTGTGTTGACGGCGACAAATCCGGTGCAAATTGTTGCTGGTTTCCATAGCGTTGACGAAGAAACGCGTAAGCAGAAAAAAGATAAAGAGGCTTTGGAACAAGCGCTCTTGATGGCAAATTCTGCAAGCCGTGCAAAGACGACATTCCTTAACAACATGAGCCATGATATTCGTACGCCGATGAATGCAATTATCGGCTTTACGGGCCTTGCCACAGAACATATCGACAACAAGGAACAGGTGGCTGACTACCTTTCGAAAATCAGCCAATCTTCGGAGCATCTGCTTTCGCTCATCAATGACGTTCTTGATATGAGCCGCATTGAGTCGGGAAAGATGAATATTACGAATCGGTTGGAAAGCCTTTCGGATATTATCCATACCTTAAAGGGAATTGTTCTTTCGGATGTTCGCTCTCGTAAGCAGCAGTTTGTTGTTGAACTTGAAAATGTTCACAACGAAATGATCATGTGCGATAAATTGCGCTTGAATCAAGTCTTGTTGAATGTTGTTTCTAATGCCATCAAGTACACTCCTGAAAAGGGTGCTGTCTCGATGAACATTAAGGAAGTTTCTGCTGAACCGGGCTATGCCATTTATGAATTCTTGGTGAAAGACAATGGTATCGGCATGAATGAAGAATTCTTGAAGCAAATTTTTGCTCCGTTTACTCGCGTGAATTCTTCGACGGTGAGCGGTATTCAGGGAACTGGCCTTGGTATGTCCATCACGAAGAATATCGTGGATATGATGGGCGGGACAATCAATATTAAGAGCCAGGAACAAGTGGGGACTGAAGTCCTCATGACATTCAAGTTCAAACTTGGTGAAGAATCGCCTGTTTCTGTTGCAAGTGAACAATTTGCAGGGCTGCATTGCTTGATTGTAAATGATCGACCGGATATTTGTAAAACTGTAGCCGCTGCGTTAAAGAAGGAAAACTTGCGCTATGATTTGTGCATGTCGGGTGATGAAGCCCTTGCGTGTATCAAAAAATCGCACAAAGCAAACGACGATTATCGCTTGTTCTTGATTGACTGGAATATGCCCGAAATGAAGGGAATCCAGATTACGCGACAAATCCGTAAGGTTGTCGGAACGGCTGTGCCGATAGTCGTGCTGACATCGTATGATTGGATTGATATTGAAAAGGAAGCGTTTGAAGCGGGCGTGACATCGTTCTTTGCAAAACCGTTGTTCTTGTCGGATTTGCATTGCATCTTGCAGAAGTTCTGTGGTTCATCGGGTTCGAAGATTGATTTTGAAACGCACTTGAGTGAACCTAAGAAATATGATTTTATTGGCCGAAAGGTGATGCTTGTTGAGGATAATGCGCTCAATCGTGAAATTTCTACGGAAATCCTTGAGGATCGTGGCGTTGAAGTAACTGCAATGGAACGAGGTGACCTTGCTGTAGAAAAGCTCAAGTATTCATCGGTCAAGTATGATGCTATTTTGATGGATATCCAGATGCCGGGAATTGATGGCTATGAGGCGACGCGTCAAATTCGTGCGATGAAGGATAAGGATATTTCGAACGTGCCAATTATTGCAATGACGGCAAACGCGTTCGATGAAGATAAGCGTGCTGCAATGGATGCGGGAATGAACGATCACGTGGCAAAGCCTGTTGACGTTGAAGTCCTTTGCGCTACCCTCGCAAAATTCTTTCGTTAG
- a CDS encoding DNA methylase, with translation MRLPRETRTYVAIDLKSFFASVECVLRGLDPLKTNLVVADASRTEKTICLAVTPSLKAYGIPGRARLFEVNQKLREVKCRTGEDVQFIIAPPQMAKYVEYSTRIYKVYLKYVSEEDIHVYSIDECFIDLTHYLSMYKKSARELAKDMIRDVLETTGITATAGIGTNLYLCKIAMDVMAKHVAPDADGVRIAELDEMTYRKELWNHRPLTSFWQLGRGIAERLEHCYLNNGRGIYTMGDLARASVKKPDALYKMFGVNAEILIDHAWGYEPCGIAEIKRYKSKTHSIGGGQVLSCAYECAKAKIVIREMVETLALDLVEKGLVTNGLTLHVGYDRENVDKGIYHGETVVDGYGRTIPKPAHGTAPLLNYTSSVSTIADAVMKLADRIMNPLLTVKRLNLTANNVLSATQESYDLFTDVKKVEREKKMMLAQIAIKKRFGKNAIFKGMDMQEGATTRERNEQIGGHKA, from the coding sequence ATGAGACTGCCCCGCGAAACCCGTACTTACGTTGCCATTGACTTGAAGTCGTTTTTTGCATCTGTGGAGTGCGTACTTCGCGGTCTTGACCCATTGAAGACGAATCTGGTGGTTGCCGATGCGAGCCGTACGGAGAAGACTATTTGTTTGGCCGTAACGCCGAGCCTTAAGGCGTACGGAATTCCTGGACGAGCACGTTTGTTCGAAGTCAACCAGAAGTTGCGAGAGGTGAAATGCCGAACGGGGGAAGATGTCCAGTTTATCATTGCGCCTCCGCAAATGGCGAAGTATGTGGAATATTCTACCCGCATTTATAAAGTTTATTTAAAATACGTAAGCGAAGAGGATATTCACGTTTACTCGATTGACGAATGTTTTATTGACTTGACGCATTATCTTTCGATGTACAAAAAGTCGGCGCGTGAATTGGCGAAGGACATGATTCGCGATGTGCTTGAAACGACGGGAATTACGGCAACGGCGGGCATCGGGACGAACCTTTACCTTTGCAAAATCGCGATGGATGTGATGGCAAAGCATGTGGCGCCAGATGCAGATGGCGTTCGCATTGCGGAACTTGACGAAATGACATACCGCAAGGAACTTTGGAATCACAGACCGTTGACGAGTTTTTGGCAATTGGGGCGTGGAATTGCGGAGCGCTTGGAACATTGCTATTTGAACAATGGCCGTGGTATTTATACGATGGGCGATCTTGCGCGTGCTAGCGTCAAGAAGCCTGATGCGCTGTACAAGATGTTCGGTGTGAATGCGGAAATCCTGATTGACCATGCGTGGGGCTATGAGCCATGCGGCATTGCCGAAATCAAGCGTTATAAATCCAAGACGCACAGTATTGGCGGCGGACAAGTTTTGAGCTGTGCGTATGAGTGTGCCAAGGCGAAAATTGTCATTCGCGAAATGGTCGAAACGCTTGCGCTCGACCTTGTGGAAAAAGGTCTTGTGACGAACGGGCTTACGCTCCATGTGGGCTATGACCGTGAAAATGTGGATAAAGGAATTTATCATGGCGAAACCGTAGTGGATGGTTATGGACGCACGATTCCAAAACCTGCGCACGGGACTGCACCATTGTTAAATTATACGTCTTCGGTGTCGACGATTGCCGATGCGGTGATGAAACTTGCAGACCGCATCATGAATCCGTTGCTTACGGTAAAGCGCTTGAACTTGACTGCGAATAATGTGTTAAGCGCAACGCAAGAAAGTTATGACCTGTTCACGGATGTGAAAAAAGTAGAACGTGAAAAGAAAATGATGCTTGCGCAAATTGCAATAAAAAAGCGCTTTGGGAAAAATGCAATTTTCAAGGGAATGGATATGCAGGAAGGCGCTACCACCCGCGAACGCAATGAACAAATCGGAGGGCACAAAGCGTGA